The Magnolia sinica isolate HGM2019 chromosome 3, MsV1, whole genome shotgun sequence genome includes the window gcattctcgTCAATTGCTGAAGCACAAGGCCAGGGACACAGATTAGGTAGTGAGGCCCTCACCGCCCTCAGtgatggtgtgatgatgtggtgatATTTGATTAGTTGGGCCGTATGCTGTCAGAGATGGGCCGAGTAGGTAATCAGCTGAAAAACCTTTAAAAGCTCAGGAAAATTTCTGACAGCATACagccccaccaatcaaatctcaccacatcaCAACACCACCACTGAGGGTGGTGAGCAATTAAATCTCACCACATCACCACACCACCACTGAGGGTGGTGAGCTCCTCACCACCTAATCCATGTCCCAAGGCAAGGGTtttgtgcatgtggggcccatggttcacttGTGAAGGACCCCATGGCCCCCACCATAAATGGGGATGCCCAATAGTCTCCCGTGACTGAACTCAAACCCTTCTATCATTTTGCCCATTTCCATTGCGGACTGGCAGTATTTCCTCTGTAAACATCATTTGCTCTCGTATAATGGGTCATAGGTTCTTTCAATGTGGGATTCATGGGGTGTGCCTCATCAGTGTGCTGGATCAGTGAATCACAGACCCCAAATGTGAAAATCCACGCCATCAGATAGTTCCTCTCTAAGCAATCTCTTATGGGTGCTCTTATATAGTGATTGTATGCAACCAAACAAGCCCACAAAGAGAGCCATTACAAAATGAATTTTCCTTGGCTATTTAAATATGCAACTATGACTGTATTCACCAGAAGCTCTAATTACAACAGTTTCAAGCAGTTGAGTTCCgatattccctaaacctatctaTATCAATGGATACAGGAAATTAACAGAGCAAACAACTTTCATTAACAGAAGAAAGAGGTTTTGTATGTGTGTGTTATATAGACTCTTTTCCTATATAGGAGTGTGGTGGCGAGCTGTCAGAAATGATCTCAGCTACGTCAACTCAGAATCGGAGGCATGCCCAGATGTCCTCCGGCGGGTCGGGCTCATCACCACAGTTTGCAGCTGGCTTTCAGAATTCATCCTCAAACTGTGTCCACACGGTGTCATTTGAGGCGGTCTTAGTGCTCTCCCTTTGTTGTTTTGTCCTATGAAATTGAAGAGACACAGGAATCATGACATTATTTAAGAGGATAAACGCACTCAGACACAACATATATCATAAAATCACCATAAGATTGAAAAGAAGTCTGGTGCCACAAGAAAATCAACTTTGATATATAATTGAAACTTTGGAGGCACTGCAATTGCAATCACAAACAACTTCAATCCTGCAAATGGGTTTTCTTTGAAAAACCTGGATCTAAAGATAACATCGACTATTTGGAGTCGCAGAGAAATATTTAGAATTTTGATTTGCATTGATGGGTTCAATCTACTTCGCTTCTACAATGTATTACAGTTTCAAATGGTGTAGTACTGAATATGAGAGTGTAATTTGAACTTTGATCAGGCCATAGGTGTATATTGAATGTGGCCTATCCACCAACTTCTTTAACTGTCCATTTCGTTTGCCTCATGTGTGTGTGCTGTGGGTCCTCTGAAACAGGACTTCACAGAGGGTGTTCGCATGGAAAGAGAAATGGAAGCTTAGCTCTTACCTGAAATTCTGTTTGCCTTTCCATCCAGAGACTTCTTCACCAACGTCTTCTTGTTAGGTTCCAAAGCAGTCAGAGATGATGACCTTGAAGGAACTGAGGACGTAGAGAACGGATCATCTGCTGTGACTCCATTTTCATCCCCACAAACCGATGCTCCCTCGCTACTACCTGATTCAGAACTCTTATCTCTAACATTGATGGTGGTTTTCTCGGTTCTCTCTTTCTCAATGATTCTGTATGCAAACATCTGAAATGGTATCTGCATTACTGCACCTGTTCCCACACTAGCCCATGTGGTGAACTTCTTTGAAAGGTTCATCTCCAGATCAAAGTAGTCTGCCACAGGCACGGGTGCATCGGGCTGGCTATGATTGGGATTCATAACAAGAAAGCGCTTGATGTAACGTAGGATCCTACAGATTGATGAGAAACTCGGGCGCTGAATTGGGTCGGCATGCCAGCATTTTTTGGTCAGGCTGGTGAGGTATTTTGGTGTTGGAAATGGGAAAAGCGGCCTCTCGCCAGCCCTTATATTTCTGCTCATTTTATCTCCCTGAAGGTGACCATCTTCGAATGGGACTTTACCCGTAAGCAGCTCAAAACAAATCATCCCAAAGCTGTAGACATCTGCTTTCTCCGTGTACTTGGAATCACAAGAACTGTCCGGCTGTTCTTGCTCTGATAGGACTTCTGGTGCATACCAGATTAATGGGCTCATAGCCGCTGGATTGGGGGATGTTCTGGAAGTGAAGTTCCTGACGGATGTGAGGCCGAAACCTGCAACTTTTGTATGCAAGTATCCTTCCGAAGATAAATTTCTTGTTCTGACGAGGATGTTGCAGGGGTTCAAATCACCATGATAGATCTTGTGGGAATGCAAATACTCCATTCCTCTTGCTATTTGGAGCATGATGTCGACGGCGACTGGCAGAGTGAACGGTACCCGTCTCCTTGGACTGCAGATCTCTTTGATGAAACTGTAGAGATCCTTGCTCATCAATTCCATGACAAGGAAGCATTCTTTCTTCTCTTCATCAGAGAACCCACATAGGAAATGCATAATATTTGGGTGGGCCAGTGAAGACAGACGAGATATCTCTGGAATCAAAGGTTCTATCTCCCCGAAAAAATGCCGGACAGCAAAGATTTCACCCATCCATTGAATCTCCTTGTACTGGCTGCCACTCCCCAATCGTCTCCTGACCTGATAGTCCTTGGCTCCTACCAGAATCGAACTCGGGAACAGCTTCCCATTCGAAGACCGCTCAAGACCATTCAAATTCTTGGACAGAAGATCTGCGACACGGATCTCTTGTTTCGTTAGGACATTGGTTCCCACACTTCTCTTCTCTGCGATCGTTTCCAATAAAACCCATCGATCCTCCCTCCAAACGCTATCTATTCGATTGTGGATGTCATGAGAGACCAAGTACTGCTTACCGAATTTTCGTTGGAAGAGCATCGGGTCCATCCAATCACGTTCATACTTCTTTGCCAACATGAGCCACTTAATCTGAATCTCATCCTGATCGCAGCCAGAGATCTCGGCTGCAAACTCAATTGCCTCAAACACAATCGGGAGGCACCATAACAGGTTGTGGATATGGAATTGGACACAATCAGTGTTCTGAGATAGGGAGACTGCCTTGGCCCACCAATCTTTAGTCTCCAAGCACTGGCAGACGTACTGCTCTCCTTCTCTAAATATCCTGTGGAGTTCCTTCAAGGGCTGTTCAAGAGCCTTCCATTTCGTCGGCCTTTCATCGAATTTCAGATTCTGTTTTATCTCCTCTGCAATCCCTTCAAACCCGAGATTGAACACATCGACCAGCAGACAACACTGCCGTTGGTTGATTCTGATATTATCCCGAAAAACCATCAGAGCGTTTAGGCTCCCCAAAACTTCTCCGATCTGCCGGAAGTGCTCCATTGATAGCTGAAGAAGGAGAAATAGACAATGGGTATCAGAGAAAATGCAAAATTTCACCAAATTCCCAACCAAAATGGGTAACAGGGAGAAACTAATTTCCCTCTGAATTCGTGGGGAATAGGTTATTGGAAAAAACACATTTCCTCTGAATTCTTGCAAAAAATGGCATATGAAGAAACAGATCAATTCTTGTGAAAATGGGCATTGGAAAAATATCAATTTACTCCGGATTTTTTAAAAACCCGCTATTGAAGTCTTggaaatttggtatcaaagaaaCAAAAACCTCCAATAAGTTCCTGCCAAGAATGGGTATCGAAGAAAAATAACAGAATGATATTGCAATTCCGCTAAATTCTCACAAAATTGGGTATAATAAGAGGAAACACAGACCAGATCCTTGCAAAAGTGAGTATTGGCGGAATAGCAATTTACCCCAAGTTCTTAAAATCTGGGTTATCAAAGTCTTAGAAAATTGGTATCAAAGAGAAAACATATTTCCTATGAATTCTTGCCAAGAACTGGAAtcagataaaaaaagaaaaaaaagaaaaagaaggcgaATTCCAGCGAACCTTACCAAATTTCAGACGGGCCCAATCATCTTCGGACCCGAATCATTTGACGCTGAAAACCGAAGATGATCAGAAAGGGGCCATGATTTTGACTTCTGGGTGATCCGAGAACGATGGAAACAATCCAAAACGGAGATTCCGAGGGGATTGATCGTCTTGGAGCGCTTGATTGGAAAAAATCGAAAACGGAGATCTGGCCAAACACTTGTCGGCTTGTTTTTGGACGTAGGAATCGAAAGTAGGAAATTGAAAATTCCGTTTTCTTTGCTCTTCTTTAAGAAGAGCGTTCCCGCGAATTTCGAATTTTAAATTCGGCTAGTCGTGTAACGGCTAACCGTTCGGCCAACACGTTATTGCTAGCGGGAGACGAAAAGAATAACCGACAAGTGGGCGAACGTGGAGGGTTGTGCACTCGCCACGTGGTACGAGTTGAACCGGTCGCTCTGAGGCAGGCGGGAAGTGGGAAGATTCCTTACGAAACAACCTCTGTCTTGTGCGGGGATTTACGTGATGCCCCTCTTCATGATGCAAGGAAAATGACAGATATGGCCCTAGGGATTGCACTTAGGGAAAATGAATGGGACTCGCGCGTGCACACTTGCAAGCGCACTCGCAGGCCAGAAGTGCTAACATGGCATTTGTAtcacatccaagccgttcatctatgGGAACCATAGTAAAGATGCTGCTGCTGCCTGCAAATCAGCTGCACTGCTCTTTTACTGAGCCACGGTTGCCTTGAATGTCAACGGTCAGTCAATGTAGAGTGGGCCCATGTTGCCAAGCTGATGACTcgtatgcttcttctttttttttccagccaTCTCAATGGTTAAGCCCAAAcaatgaacagcctggatcatCTATGTACACTTTCCTTTCCAGCAAGATCACCATGAGCCAGCTCAATTATTCATAGTGAGTTCATTCTTTCTCAATTCTCCATACtgttctttaaaaaataatttttattttcttaaaaaagtttcaatatcttctaaaaattaaaatatgatattttttttctttcttgattttcttaaaaaaatcaaaatttaaattctTGATTTGAAGTGTAAAGATTTACTTTTTTAACAAACAAATTATACCGACATACAGGCTATTTGtgaaataaaaatagaataatttatttttattttaattcatgcACAGACACAACCCTTAGAGATTAAATGTTATAAGTGTTGAATATGCTACATGACCACTTATCTTTAATCACCCCATATGTGGCTAATGTTTTCCATCATTCTTCAAACGCTATTTATGATGTACTACATGTGCCACTGTCAATCTTTTAACTTTTCAACATATGCCATGTattattgtattttttttctctatttaattattttaaaatacttTAGAAGTAATTAATATGATGAATTAATCAAAAATAACATAAGTTAGATAACTTAATATCCAAGGAAACAAAATTTGGCTAGTTTATCATAAATATAATTTTGCGCCTTAAACCCAACTTGTCATCTTCTCTACattggggtccttactcttgctcgggtggtagactcccaggagtttcaacaccaggtcaaggttccagtacctataggtggtgaaattccactacagtgTGTGtagggtgtgttaaaaaaaaaaaagaaaaatatcttctCTACATTGTAGCTGACACTCCACAAGCACATTGTCATGAATACCACGTTTGAAAGTTCTAGACATCTAATCCGTGACCTTTTTGTGTTGAATGAGACTAAGGCTATATTTTCTTCCCACACCAAGGCTATACTAGCTAGCCATCCATTGAagggttagtttttttttttgcgggAAATGTTTGATGGACGGCCCATCGAATGCAGGTCCTATCATATCAACCATGTGGATTACTAAACCATGGGTTCCTTCCCTCAGAACTCCATCCAGCATCCTCTCAGCCCAAAACTATCCAACACCTCAAACTCCAGGGACACCTCTGCCATTCTAATGTTTGGCAGGGGCTGTCAGGGGATTCGAGGTTTGGAATACACAGCAGAGGAAGAGCAATAGCCCCCCTTCGAAGTACACTTGGCCGAGCGAAGGATCAATCGAGACCATACATCCAGTTTAAAATACTATGCATAGAAATTTCTCTAAAATCACATATATCAGATGATCCTGGACGCCTTACCATTGGAACTAAATTGATAGAAAATAACAAATCTAATTAATGGTCAAGATTATCCATTTCGTATAAGTGAAGAAAAGTGATGACTACCACTTTCTTTAACCTGTAGTTTTCGAAAACAGGTCATCCATGCCTGGTCCCACTATATGGGCGGTCCTGATTAATCCATCACTGTCTTATGTATACTGTATAAAGATGGTTCCACCGTACTCCAGTTGTCCGGGTTCCACCGAACCATTCCCTATACGGCAATGGCAGTTTTGAGGTTTCAGTGAAGTACAAGGCTCTTTAGCAAAACGGGTTGGATTTGGTTGATCCCGGGATCCTAGGTCTTTAGATAGGCAACGCCGACACGTTTTCTCCGTGGAAGTTAGTGGGTTTTATCGTCGCTTCGACCAATCAAAATTTGACACGTTGCAAATAATTAGCCGCTAAGAAATGGACGTGCGCTCCAAAAcaagagagttatttgatactccggagTGTGTGGTGGTTGATAAGCAGGAAATAAAAAATTGTGAACGTGGCtgtattaactcaaaataaaccaTCCAAAATTTTGAAGCCACTGTAGGCAGGTCAAAATCACGAATTCAGAGTGGGTGAATGATTCTATTTTCTGATTAGTGGACACATATTtgctgaatttggaccattggttTCTTTCCATTTCAACCGTTCATTAAATCTTACTAATCGACCAGTTAACTAATCAAACAAATGTAAATTTATGGTGTATAATTTGTataaatggtggcccaccatttagATGGCTTGATATGAGTAACTGTTGGCACGTGTACAATCTCACAGTGTCTACGTATCAACCATCACAACCGGCAAGTCCCAGGAATAAAATACACTTCGCAAAGACCATGTCTTGAATGCGACTACGCGTTTTTTACTTAGGGCAGCAAATGGGCTGGGCGGAGATCCCAGCCCAGTCATCTACGGCTGCTTAGCTTTAAGGACTGTGGTTTGGATCTGGGCCTGAATTTAGGCTAATAAACTAATTGGGCCCTAAAGCTGGCATCTGCGGAAAGGCCCGCCTAACAGGCCCTTCTCAGCTAGATGTATCTAACATGGACCAGATTTGGATGTGTTCCATCTCAGCTGGTCCATTGTCATGCACTCATAGATTTTACATGTGGCATGTTTGTAATACGGATTAAAATGTCTAACTCATGTGCCTCGTTTAGGTGGGCCGTAATCTGATGTTGGATGGTTGGAAGAAATTTGAGGGTTAATTAAAATGAGAATAATCAATGGTTCAAATCCAACTAACAAATGTTCATTAATCCGAGGTTCAGATCATCGTAATAGTATGATTTTAGTACCACGATCTTTCTAGAGTGGGCCCCATCGCGCCCCACCGTatcaaataatttctcatttttGATATAAGATGAAATCACGAAACTCGCTTAGGCCCATCAtaaaatccaaccgtccatcagatgctttAGCGCATGTTAACCCCAGTCGCTGAAAATCAAGCTAATCCTTGATTTTCGTGGACCACAACACGGCACAATTTGAGA containing:
- the LOC131241296 gene encoding uncharacterized protein LOC131241296; translated protein: MEHFRQIGEVLGSLNALMVFRDNIRINQRQCCLLVDVFNLGFEGIAEEIKQNLKFDERPTKWKALEQPLKELHRIFREGEQYVCQCLETKDWWAKAVSLSQNTDCVQFHIHNLLWCLPIVFEAIEFAAEISGCDQDEIQIKWLMLAKKYERDWMDPMLFQRKFGKQYLVSHDIHNRIDSVWREDRWVLLETIAEKRSVGTNVLTKQEIRVADLLSKNLNGLERSSNGKLFPSSILVGAKDYQVRRRLGSGSQYKEIQWMGEIFAVRHFFGEIEPLIPEISRLSSLAHPNIMHFLCGFSDEEKKECFLVMELMSKDLYSFIKEICSPRRRVPFTLPVAVDIMLQIARGMEYLHSHKIYHGDLNPCNILVRTRNLSSEGYLHTKVAGFGLTSVRNFTSRTSPNPAAMSPLIWYAPEVLSEQEQPDSSCDSKYTEKADVYSFGMICFELLTGKVPFEDGHLQGDKMSRNIRAGERPLFPFPTPKYLTSLTKKCWHADPIQRPSFSSICRILRYIKRFLVMNPNHSQPDAPVPVADYFDLEMNLSKKFTTWASVGTGAVMQIPFQMFAYRIIEKERTEKTTINVRDKSSESGSSEGASVCGDENGVTADDPFSTSSVPSRSSSLTALEPNKKTLVKKSLDGKANRISGQNNKGRALRPPQMTPCGHSLRMNSESQLQTVVMSPTRRRTSGHASDSELT